The proteins below are encoded in one region of Paenibacillus albus:
- a CDS encoding carbohydrate ABC transporter permease yields MPLTKLERSSNYFINAFFIIVCALITVPFLLVIAVSISSEDSLVQYGYRFIPHEISFEAFRIVFKEPSIMLRGYGVTIMITVIGTVIALFLTALTAYPISRRDFRYQRPITFYVFFTMLFNGGLVPFYILMTQYFHLKNTLGALIIPLLLSPYNILIMKGFLDKISMEIIESAKVDGASETRIFLQMILPLSTPALATLGLFISFAYWNDWFTALLFIDNDKYVPLQLLLVRILSQIEFLANSPLAEAADKLQFANFPTLSVRMAMAILAGGPMLVIFPFFQKYFVRGITVGSLKG; encoded by the coding sequence ATGCCGCTGACAAAGCTGGAGCGAAGCTCCAACTACTTCATTAACGCTTTCTTCATTATCGTTTGTGCGCTAATTACGGTACCTTTTCTGCTCGTCATTGCCGTATCGATTTCATCCGAGGATAGCCTCGTTCAATATGGCTACCGTTTCATTCCGCACGAGATAAGCTTCGAGGCGTTCCGAATTGTGTTCAAGGAGCCGAGCATTATGCTTCGAGGCTACGGCGTCACCATCATGATAACCGTAATTGGAACGGTTATCGCATTATTTCTCACCGCGTTAACCGCTTATCCGATCTCACGGCGGGACTTCCGCTATCAACGTCCGATTACTTTCTATGTCTTCTTCACGATGCTGTTCAACGGCGGCTTGGTCCCGTTCTACATTCTGATGACGCAATATTTTCACCTTAAGAACACGCTCGGTGCACTCATCATTCCGCTGCTGCTCAGCCCTTACAACATTCTCATCATGAAAGGCTTCCTGGACAAAATCTCGATGGAAATCATTGAATCTGCCAAGGTGGATGGGGCGAGCGAGACGCGAATCTTCCTGCAGATGATACTGCCTCTGTCGACGCCGGCACTAGCGACGCTTGGATTATTTATCTCCTTCGCCTATTGGAATGACTGGTTCACCGCGCTCCTCTTTATCGACAACGACAAGTATGTGCCGCTGCAGCTGCTGCTCGTGCGCATCCTGTCGCAAATCGAGTTTCTGGCGAATTCACCGCTGGCGGAAGCGGCAGATAAGCTGCAATTCGCGAATTTCCCGACACTGTCCGTACGTATGGCGATGGCGATTCTGGCCGGGGGGCCGATGCTGGTTATCTTCCCGTTCTTCCAGAAGTATTTTGTCCGGGGCATTACCGTTGGTTCGCTGAAAGGCTGA
- the map gene encoding type I methionyl aminopeptidase, with product MIIIKTKEEIENMRKAGEILAACHREIAGMIKPGVTTNEIDQFVEKFLAKHGASPEQKGYKGYAYATCASINDVICHGFPSATPLKDGDIVTIDMVVNLNGWLADSAWSYAVGNVSEQAQRLLTVTEESMYKGIEQAVVGNRMGDVSNAIQKYAEENGFSVVREFIGHGIGRDMHEEPQVPHYGPPGRGIRLKAGMVMTIEPMLNTGAWQSKIDSDGWTARTIDGGLSAQYEHTIAITEDGPIILTKQ from the coding sequence ATGATTATCATTAAAACTAAAGAAGAAATCGAAAATATGCGCAAAGCAGGCGAAATTCTCGCAGCTTGCCACCGCGAAATCGCGGGTATGATCAAACCCGGCGTTACAACGAATGAAATTGACCAATTCGTTGAGAAGTTTCTTGCGAAGCATGGTGCATCGCCCGAGCAGAAAGGGTACAAAGGCTACGCTTACGCAACATGCGCTTCCATCAACGATGTCATCTGCCACGGTTTCCCGTCGGCGACACCGCTGAAGGACGGCGACATCGTTACCATTGATATGGTTGTCAATTTAAACGGATGGCTGGCTGATTCCGCATGGTCCTATGCGGTCGGCAACGTCTCCGAGCAGGCACAGCGTTTGCTTACGGTGACCGAAGAATCCATGTATAAAGGCATCGAGCAAGCGGTTGTCGGCAACCGGATGGGCGATGTATCGAATGCGATTCAGAAGTATGCGGAAGAGAACGGCTTCTCGGTCGTTCGTGAATTCATCGGTCACGGCATTGGACGCGACATGCATGAAGAGCCGCAAGTGCCGCATTACGGCCCTCCAGGCCGCGGCATTCGTCTGAAAGCCGGCATGGTCATGACCATCGAGCCGATGCTGAATACCGGAGCATGGCAGAGCAAGATCGATAGCGACGGCTGGACCGCGCGCACGATTGACGGCGGACTGTCCGCACAGTATGAGCACACGATTGCGATTACGGAAGATGGCCCGATTATTTTGACGAAGCAATAA
- a CDS encoding ABC transporter permease, whose amino-acid sequence MKLGSRIGRWLKREWIYFRKNRELLMLAIPGIVYKLLISYIPMVGLILAFKFFRYDQGIFGSRWVGLDNFKFLFKAQDAQRIIRNTLLYNFTYIILGTAAALLFALLLNEVSGRMVKLYQTTMFLPYFISLVLVGYIAYAFLEHKSGYMNSLLQNLGFAPHKWYFETKPWLFILPLVSIWKGVGFSTLVYYAGILGINSEYYEAARLDGASRPQMMMRITLPLLKPLVIILFILGLGNIFRGDFGLHYFVPNNVGMNFPTTDIIDTYVYRALTKLGDINSAAAVGFLQSVVGLVTIVSANYLVRRLDKESSLF is encoded by the coding sequence ATGAAATTAGGGTCACGAATCGGAAGATGGCTCAAAAGGGAATGGATCTATTTCCGCAAAAACCGAGAACTGCTCATGCTGGCGATACCCGGGATTGTGTACAAACTGCTTATCAGCTACATCCCGATGGTCGGCTTAATTCTCGCATTCAAGTTTTTCAGGTACGACCAAGGCATCTTCGGAAGCAGATGGGTCGGACTCGACAACTTCAAATTTCTATTCAAGGCGCAGGACGCGCAGCGCATCATTCGGAATACGCTTCTCTACAACTTCACTTACATCATTCTAGGCACTGCTGCGGCGCTGCTGTTCGCGCTTCTTCTTAATGAAGTGTCGGGCCGCATGGTGAAGCTGTACCAGACGACGATGTTTCTGCCGTACTTTATCTCACTCGTGCTCGTTGGGTATATCGCTTACGCCTTCCTTGAGCATAAGAGCGGATATATGAACAGCTTGCTTCAAAACCTTGGCTTCGCACCGCATAAATGGTATTTCGAAACGAAGCCGTGGTTATTCATCTTGCCTCTCGTTTCGATATGGAAAGGCGTAGGCTTCTCTACATTGGTTTATTACGCCGGGATCCTCGGAATTAACAGTGAGTACTATGAGGCCGCTAGGCTTGATGGAGCCTCAAGGCCGCAGATGATGATGCGCATTACGCTTCCGCTGCTGAAGCCGCTCGTTATCATCTTGTTCATCCTGGGGCTTGGCAACATCTTCAGAGGCGATTTCGGGCTGCATTATTTTGTACCGAACAATGTAGGGATGAACTTTCCGACGACGGATATTATCGACACGTATGTGTACCGCGCGCTGACGAAGCTCGGAGACATCAACTCGGCCGCTGCCGTCGGCTTCCTGCAATCCGTCGTGGGCCTTGTGACAATCGTCTCGGCGAACTATCTGGTGCGCAGACTCGATAAGGAAAGCTCTCTATTCTAG
- a CDS encoding TrkH family potassium uptake protein encodes MLRTIIRKLSPGKIIILAYMLGIIVFTILLKLPISHKPGVKLHIIDALFTAASAVSVTGLTTVPTSDTFTTFGAFVLMAAFQFGGVGIMTLGSFYWFLMGQHIGLLERKLIMIDQNRNQLAGLVQLMRVVLILTLAIELTGTLLFGFYFYVTGLTDSLPNALFNGMFHSVSAFTNAGFDLFGDSLARYSKDYFVQSFTMLLIILGAIGFPVMAELWEFVSRRRRRNSTNRRFRFSLFTKVTLSAHVILLLTGAIIIWLTEAGHSFEHMPLHQQLMNSLFTSVSSRSAGLTTVDVSSLHHASLLIISALMFIGASPSSMGGGIRTTTIAIIVLVILSFARGERMPRAFNRSISMEDTLKSFIFFALAVLLVLTGIFAVFMSEAHQFDLSAVLFEVTSAFGTCGMSTGITGSLHLGSKITLIMLMFIGRIGMYLFISLFSSGKKKPDIRYPEEKLIIG; translated from the coding sequence ATGCTTAGAACAATAATAAGGAAGCTCTCCCCAGGCAAAATCATTATTTTGGCTTATATGCTCGGAATCATCGTCTTTACAATCCTGTTAAAACTACCTATTAGCCATAAGCCTGGGGTTAAACTGCACATCATTGATGCGCTGTTCACCGCTGCAAGCGCTGTAAGCGTCACGGGGCTGACGACGGTTCCGACAAGCGATACATTTACTACATTCGGCGCATTCGTACTGATGGCAGCCTTTCAATTCGGCGGCGTCGGCATTATGACACTCGGCAGCTTCTATTGGTTTCTGATGGGGCAGCACATCGGCTTGCTTGAGAGAAAGCTCATTATGATTGACCAGAACCGGAACCAATTGGCGGGACTTGTGCAGCTGATGAGGGTTGTCCTCATTCTGACCCTGGCGATTGAGCTAACGGGCACACTGCTGTTCGGGTTCTATTTCTATGTGACCGGCTTGACGGATTCGCTCCCGAATGCGTTATTCAACGGGATGTTCCACTCCGTGTCTGCATTTACGAATGCGGGCTTCGACTTGTTCGGCGACTCGCTCGCACGTTATTCGAAAGATTATTTTGTCCAGAGCTTCACCATGCTCTTGATTATTCTAGGAGCGATCGGCTTCCCGGTGATGGCGGAGCTGTGGGAGTTTGTTAGCCGTCGCCGCCGCAGAAACAGCACAAACAGACGCTTCCGCTTCTCATTGTTCACGAAGGTAACGCTGTCTGCCCATGTGATTCTGCTGCTCACTGGCGCCATCATCATCTGGCTGACGGAAGCAGGCCACTCGTTTGAACATATGCCGCTTCATCAGCAGCTGATGAATTCGTTGTTTACGTCCGTGTCCTCCCGCAGCGCGGGATTGACCACAGTTGATGTGTCGTCGCTTCATCATGCCTCGCTGCTGATCATCTCGGCGCTGATGTTCATCGGAGCGAGTCCTTCCAGCATGGGAGGGGGGATTCGGACGACGACAATCGCTATTATTGTACTTGTCATTCTAAGCTTCGCACGAGGAGAGCGGATGCCGAGGGCGTTCAATCGTTCAATCAGTATGGAGGATACCCTGAAGAGCTTCATCTTCTTCGCACTCGCCGTACTGCTTGTGTTGACGGGCATATTCGCCGTCTTCATGTCGGAGGCGCATCAATTTGACCTGTCTGCTGTCCTCTTCGAGGTGACGTCGGCATTCGGAACTTGCGGCATGTCGACAGGCATTACGGGTTCCCTTCATCTCGGAAGCAAAATCACGCTGATCATGCTCATGTTCATCGGCCGAATTGGGATGTACCTGTTCATCTCGCTGTTCAGCTCAGGCAAGAAGAAGCCGGATATCCGCTATCCGGAGGAGAAGCTTATTATCGGTTAA
- the pyrB gene encoding aspartate carbamoyltransferase encodes MKSLYHVLGAKQFDREELEQLFSSAKAMEVVAGEGGTQRFPNKIMSTLFFEASTRTRFSFESAMHRLGGRVIGTENASQFSSAIKGETLEDMIRIIAGYSDLIVMRHTDIGAAKRAAAVSTVPVINAGDGSGEHPTQALLDLYTIEKEFGGIDGAHIAMIGDLTYGRTVHSLSYLLANYRNVHISFISPENVRIPSYVKQYLEEKGISYEETLDLEGIAKTADVFYQTRIQKERFPSPEEYAKAEGKYIIDRNLLNTMKDKAMILHPLPRAGEIHPDVDQDPRAAYFRQAVNGLYIRMALIEKCFE; translated from the coding sequence GTGAAATCATTGTATCATGTGCTTGGCGCGAAGCAGTTTGACCGGGAAGAGCTGGAGCAGCTGTTCAGCTCGGCGAAGGCGATGGAGGTTGTTGCAGGCGAGGGTGGAACGCAGCGCTTCCCAAACAAAATTATGAGCACGCTATTCTTCGAAGCGAGCACTCGTACCCGCTTCTCATTCGAATCGGCTATGCACCGCCTCGGCGGACGAGTCATCGGCACGGAGAATGCGAGCCAGTTCTCTTCGGCGATCAAAGGAGAGACGCTTGAAGATATGATCCGGATTATTGCCGGCTACAGCGACCTCATCGTCATGCGGCATACGGATATTGGCGCGGCGAAGCGTGCGGCTGCCGTATCAACGGTTCCAGTCATTAACGCAGGCGATGGTTCGGGCGAGCATCCGACGCAGGCACTGCTGGATCTCTATACGATAGAGAAGGAATTCGGAGGCATTGACGGCGCTCATATCGCGATGATCGGCGACTTGACCTATGGACGGACGGTCCATTCGCTGAGCTACCTGCTTGCGAATTATCGCAACGTACATATTTCGTTCATCTCTCCAGAAAATGTTCGCATTCCTTCCTATGTGAAGCAGTACTTGGAAGAGAAAGGCATCTCTTACGAAGAAACGTTGGATTTAGAAGGCATTGCTAAGACTGCGGATGTGTTTTATCAGACTCGGATTCAGAAGGAGCGTTTCCCGTCGCCGGAGGAGTATGCGAAGGCAGAGGGCAAATACATAATCGACCGCAATCTGCTGAATACGATGAAGGACAAAGCGATGATTCTTCATCCGCTGCCGCGCGCCGGCGAAATCCACCCGGACGTCGATCAAGATCCAAGGGCGGCTTACTTCAGACAAGCGGTGAATGGCTTGTATATTCGGATGGCGCTTATTGAGAAATGTTTTGAGTAA
- a CDS encoding hydrolase/acyltransferase — MPAMRYIVMKNGQDVSFVEMPASHAYQLSALNLRLHKEIDKLTAAAVPVLPYAIAECADVELHDKSITIHSGLDYMNALEKDFSSIEEKSYPLISLLTEIRALQAQLEQWYEEELDM; from the coding sequence ATGCCAGCAATGCGTTATATCGTGATGAAGAATGGACAAGACGTCTCTTTCGTCGAAATGCCTGCCTCGCACGCCTATCAACTAAGTGCGCTTAATCTGCGCCTTCATAAAGAGATCGACAAGCTGACAGCTGCTGCGGTGCCTGTCCTTCCTTACGCCATCGCGGAGTGTGCGGACGTTGAACTGCACGACAAATCGATTACGATTCATTCCGGACTCGATTACATGAATGCGCTTGAGAAGGACTTCTCCTCCATCGAAGAGAAATCATACCCGCTCATCTCGCTGCTTACGGAAATCCGTGCTTTGCAAGCGCAGCTGGAGCAATGGTACGAGGAAGAACTCGACATGTAG
- a CDS encoding LysE/ArgO family amino acid transporter translates to MIHAVINGFILAFGLILPLGVQNVFVFNQGAAHRQFHRVLPVVIAAALCDTLLISLAVFGVSAIVLGIFWLKALLQGVGILFLLYMGGVTWRSSGGGQSNKPAEQLDTRRQVAFALSVSLLNPHAILDTVGVIGTNSLSYSGVEKIAFALVCIAVSWLWFTGLALAGRMIGSMDQSGRILSLLNKVSALVIWGTAVYLAVSLLQAQH, encoded by the coding sequence ATGATACACGCAGTTATAAACGGATTTATATTAGCATTTGGATTAATTCTGCCGCTTGGAGTACAAAATGTGTTTGTCTTCAATCAGGGAGCTGCGCATCGACAATTCCACCGTGTACTTCCGGTCGTCATCGCAGCAGCTCTATGCGATACGCTTCTCATCTCGCTCGCAGTATTCGGAGTATCTGCGATTGTGCTCGGAATCTTCTGGCTCAAGGCGCTGCTGCAAGGCGTGGGCATTCTCTTCTTGCTCTATATGGGCGGGGTGACTTGGCGCAGCAGTGGCGGCGGGCAAAGCAATAAGCCTGCGGAGCAGCTGGATACAAGGAGACAAGTGGCGTTCGCGTTGTCGGTGTCGCTGCTCAATCCGCATGCGATCCTCGACACCGTCGGCGTAATTGGGACGAATTCGCTCAGCTACTCGGGAGTGGAAAAGATCGCTTTTGCTCTTGTTTGTATCGCCGTGTCCTGGCTGTGGTTCACCGGTCTTGCGCTCGCTGGAAGGATGATTGGCAGCATGGATCAGTCGGGCCGAATATTATCGCTGCTGAACAAAGTATCTGCACTCGTTATTTGGGGAACCGCGGTCTATCTCGCAGTCTCGCTGCTGCAAGCGCAGCATTAA
- a CDS encoding AraC family transcriptional regulator → MKGFGIYKSKKYLQRVLISIMLSMVIVLIALTLVNTYVLEQSVRRNQEQSNLKVLSQIQYNLSYMNEIISHLSNYVNKDNQIAAMLFDQKLPKMDWIRGYNRLQSYMDSSSFLHSIAVYNHTQNEIYATSTPFLLDGGITKAKIRSWLFDPNEPHSTSRLIPVSLEREDGQIDVFAYLVTNSLKPFSRSESAIILYIKSDWVFNSLKKMDAVSSQEGGEIYIADQDGQLFSSDLTQASAGASEKEQIKQLVEKDKRAYSKTSGFVVGSIDKQKHLISYMDDGVRNWTIIYVQSYDKLMKDVRETRIKSIVIAVVFLLIAIGISIWLSYKLYTPIERMLRRIRLQLPDKRGSGQAQPAYEGDEFHLMSDNYMRLSHKLQEISSEQIVNKYYLRKFLTDSSLFTHHDMLELIQKHGLDISVSDEIVVCVLKIDNYEMFDRNTTGTSKKMYSFAIVNIAHEIMSRSYPCEAVEVRGDHVVLIVSRGAEDEKLSFGQVVPLISEIQQTIEHYYNLSLSCGVSDPFQQFPYISTAYNQAQQLCMYKIIVGNKAIITSDQVQPNLTSKQSVIPDIIERRLTEALKKGQMSEAGSELEKAFTMLAKFQYDDMLRALSNLAWAMKNAAAEIANNRLIKLDVDLEYATRMIEEKESLEEMYITLLSLCAKICEGQRPASMERNDMILETIKELIEQKYADINLSQQSIASTVKLTSAYIGKLFKDSTGVSITEYMNDVRLRHAQQLLENDDYTVIDIMEKCGYANPSYFFRLFKGKFGSTPKEYRMKKSIS, encoded by the coding sequence ATGAAAGGTTTTGGCATTTACAAGTCAAAGAAGTACTTACAGCGCGTATTAATCTCGATTATGTTATCGATGGTTATCGTCCTTATCGCGCTTACCCTCGTCAACACCTACGTGCTGGAGCAATCCGTCCGGCGCAATCAGGAGCAGTCCAACCTGAAGGTGCTGTCACAGATTCAATATAATCTCTCCTACATGAACGAAATCATAAGCCACTTATCGAATTACGTGAACAAGGATAATCAGATTGCTGCCATGCTGTTTGACCAGAAGCTGCCGAAGATGGACTGGATTCGCGGCTACAATCGGCTTCAGAGCTACATGGACAGTTCATCCTTCCTGCATTCTATCGCGGTATATAATCACACGCAAAATGAAATTTACGCCACCTCGACTCCTTTCCTTCTCGATGGCGGGATAACAAAAGCAAAAATCCGCTCTTGGCTGTTTGATCCGAACGAGCCTCACTCCACTTCACGACTAATACCGGTCAGCCTCGAACGAGAAGACGGGCAAATCGACGTCTTCGCCTATCTCGTCACGAATTCATTGAAACCGTTCTCAAGATCGGAATCCGCCATCATTCTCTATATTAAGTCAGACTGGGTATTCAATAGCTTGAAGAAAATGGATGCGGTGAGCAGCCAAGAAGGCGGAGAGATCTATATCGCCGATCAAGACGGTCAGCTCTTTTCTTCAGATCTGACGCAAGCCTCGGCCGGTGCATCGGAGAAAGAACAAATCAAGCAGCTCGTAGAGAAAGATAAAAGAGCGTACAGCAAGACATCCGGTTTCGTCGTTGGTTCGATTGACAAGCAGAAGCATCTCATCTCGTATATGGACGATGGCGTGCGCAATTGGACAATCATCTACGTTCAATCCTATGACAAGCTGATGAAGGATGTTAGGGAAACACGGATAAAGTCGATCGTCATCGCGGTCGTATTTCTCCTTATCGCAATCGGCATCTCGATTTGGCTGTCATATAAGCTTTACACGCCGATAGAGAGGATGCTGCGACGTATTCGGCTCCAGCTGCCTGACAAGAGAGGCAGTGGGCAGGCTCAGCCGGCATACGAAGGCGATGAATTCCATCTCATGAGCGACAATTATATGCGGCTGAGCCATAAGCTGCAGGAGATTAGCTCGGAGCAGATTGTGAACAAATATTATTTGCGCAAGTTTCTGACCGACAGCAGTCTGTTTACGCATCATGATATGTTGGAGCTCATCCAGAAGCATGGGCTTGATATCTCGGTATCCGACGAAATCGTCGTCTGTGTACTGAAAATCGATAATTACGAGATGTTTGACCGGAACACAACGGGTACATCGAAGAAGATGTACAGCTTCGCGATCGTTAACATCGCGCACGAAATCATGTCGCGCAGCTATCCTTGCGAGGCGGTAGAGGTGCGGGGCGATCATGTTGTTCTCATTGTCTCCAGAGGCGCAGAGGACGAGAAGCTGAGCTTCGGACAGGTCGTGCCGCTCATCAGTGAAATTCAGCAAACGATCGAGCATTATTATAATTTGTCGCTCTCCTGCGGCGTCAGCGATCCGTTCCAGCAATTTCCGTATATCTCGACGGCTTATAATCAAGCACAGCAATTATGTATGTACAAAATTATTGTAGGCAACAAAGCAATCATTACGTCGGATCAAGTACAGCCGAATTTGACCAGCAAGCAGAGCGTCATTCCCGACATCATCGAGCGGAGGCTGACCGAGGCGCTCAAGAAAGGGCAAATGTCCGAAGCGGGAAGCGAGCTCGAGAAGGCATTCACGATGCTGGCGAAGTTCCAGTATGATGACATGCTCCGCGCGTTGTCCAATCTGGCTTGGGCGATGAAGAATGCGGCGGCTGAAATTGCAAACAATCGGCTTATTAAACTCGACGTCGATCTCGAATACGCGACTCGTATGATCGAGGAGAAAGAATCGCTGGAAGAGATGTACATCACGCTGCTCTCGCTCTGCGCGAAGATCTGCGAAGGTCAGCGACCTGCCAGCATGGAGCGCAATGATATGATTCTGGAGACGATCAAGGAGCTGATCGAGCAGAAATATGCGGATATCAATCTCAGCCAGCAGTCGATTGCTTCGACCGTTAAGCTTACATCTGCTTATATCGGCAAGCTGTTCAAAGACAGCACCGGCGTCTCGATTACCGAATATATGAACGATGTGCGACTCCGGCATGCGCAGCAGCTGCTTGAGAATGACGATTACACCGTAATCGATATTATGGAGAAATGCGGGTATGCAAATCCGAGCTATTTCTTCCGTTTGTTCAAAGGGAAGTTTGGAAGTACGCCGAAGGAATATCGGATGAAGAAGTCGATTTCATAA
- the cmpA gene encoding cortex morphogenetic protein CmpA has product MPQWLCNQLMRAFLKKDRRQIRLLNDCWYFYRTSGRPDDDSASL; this is encoded by the coding sequence ATGCCGCAATGGCTCTGCAACCAACTGATGCGTGCTTTCTTGAAGAAGGACCGCCGGCAAATTCGTCTCTTGAACGACTGCTGGTACTTCTATCGTACTAGCGGACGTCCTGATGATGATTCTGCAAGCTTATAA
- a CDS encoding SprT family protein, with the protein MQDHQLQEWVERVSLQSFGIPFRHKATFNGRLKSTGGRYFTKSHNIEISPHQLRNYGEEETEKIIKHELCHYHLHILKRGYQHRDADFKQLLAKVGGTRYCKSLPAGEKRKTEPYRFKLVCRSCGMEYLRKRKADPRRYVCGRCRGQLLLYMLDFKSQT; encoded by the coding sequence ATGCAGGATCATCAGTTGCAGGAATGGGTGGAGCGGGTATCGCTGCAATCCTTCGGCATTCCTTTTCGCCACAAAGCTACATTTAACGGAAGATTGAAATCAACCGGAGGCCGTTATTTCACGAAGTCGCATAATATCGAGATTAGTCCGCATCAGCTCCGCAACTATGGGGAAGAGGAAACGGAGAAAATCATCAAGCATGAGCTATGCCATTATCATTTGCACATATTGAAGCGCGGATACCAGCATCGTGATGCAGACTTCAAACAGCTTCTTGCCAAAGTAGGAGGCACACGCTACTGCAAGTCTCTTCCGGCAGGGGAGAAGCGCAAGACTGAGCCATATCGGTTTAAGCTTGTGTGCCGCAGCTGTGGCATGGAATACTTGCGCAAACGCAAGGCAGATCCTAGGCGGTATGTGTGCGGAAGATGCCGCGGACAATTATTGCTTTATATGCTTGACTTCAAATCTCAGACGTGA